From Ignisphaera aggregans DSM 17230, the proteins below share one genomic window:
- a CDS encoding 3-hexulose-6-phosphate isomerase (COGs: COG0794 sugar phosphate isomerase involved in capsule formation~InterPro IPR001347:IPR017552~KEGG: smr:Smar_0385 hexulose-6-phosphate isomerase~PFAM: sugar isomerase (SIS)~SPTR: A3DLI7 Hexulose-6-phosphate isomerase~TIGRFAM: 6-phospho 3-hexuloisomerase~PFAM: SIS domain~TIGRFAM: 6-phospho 3-hexuloisomerase) has protein sequence MLYRAYLQISNFISNALAVIKSPQVENFIKLLEDAYKNDRRILVIGAGRSGLVGRAFAMRLKHLGFDVYVLGDTIVSPVRKDDIVIAISGSGRTALIVTAAEAAKTVGAKVIAITSFIDSPLARLADVVVEIPGRTKISHVEDYFARQVLGLHEPLAPLGTLFEDCAAVFLDAVIAELMHRFGKTEEDLRQEHANIEV, from the coding sequence ATGTTGTATCGAGCCTATTTACAGATCTCAAATTTTATATCTAATGCTCTAGCTGTTATTAAGTCTCCACAGGTGGAGAACTTTATTAAGTTGTTGGAAGATGCTTATAAGAATGATCGTAGAATTCTTGTTATTGGTGCTGGGAGGAGTGGTTTGGTTGGTAGAGCTTTTGCAATGAGGTTAAAGCACCTTGGTTTTGATGTATATGTTCTTGGCGATACTATTGTATCTCCTGTTAGAAAAGATGATATAGTTATAGCTATCTCTGGCTCTGGTAGAACTGCTCTAATAGTTACTGCTGCAGAAGCAGCTAAAACTGTTGGTGCAAAGGTTATAGCAATAACAAGTTTTATAGATTCCCCCTTAGCTAGATTAGCAGATGTAGTTGTAGAGATTCCTGGAAGAACTAAGATTAGCCATGTAGAAGACTATTTTGCTAGACAGGTACTAGGACTTCACGAACCATTAGCACCACTAGGAACACTATTTGAGGATTGTGCAGCAGTTTTTCTAGATGCAGTTATAGCAGAGCTTATGCATAGATTTGGTAAAACTGAGGAAGATTTAAGACAAGAACATGCAAATATAGAGGTATGA
- a CDS encoding PilT protein domain protein (COGs: COG4113 nucleic acid-binding protein contains PIN domain~InterPro IPR002716~KEGG: pcl:Pcal_0669 PilT domain-containing protein~PFAM: PilT protein domain protein~SPTR: A3MTX8 PilT protein domain protein~PFAM: PIN domain), which produces MKISLVLDASAVAKWFVEEDESEEMRRIRDLHINGMVIIYIPSLLFVELSNALRYIGGLTPTDVINAIEALKILHLKVVSDLEVLDRAIEIAFNHSITVYDAVYVALARTTGSKLITYDKELLSKFSNIAGKASQIIKELSYTL; this is translated from the coding sequence ATGAAGATTAGTCTTGTCCTTGATGCAAGTGCTGTGGCTAAGTGGTTTGTTGAGGAGGATGAATCCGAAGAGATGCGCAGGATCAGAGATCTGCATATAAATGGCATGGTCATCATATACATTCCTTCGTTGCTCTTCGTGGAGTTGTCAAACGCTCTCAGATACATTGGCGGTCTAACTCCGACTGATGTTATCAACGCAATTGAAGCGTTGAAAATCCTACACCTAAAAGTTGTTAGTGATCTAGAAGTTTTAGATAGAGCTATCGAGATAGCCTTCAATCATAGCATAACAGTGTATGATGCAGTCTACGTAGCTTTGGCCAGAACTACAGGCTCCAAATTAATAACTTATGATAAGGAGTTGCTCAGCAAATTCAGCAACATAGCTGGAAAAGCTAGCCAGATCATTAAGGAGTTAAGCTATACTCTCTGA
- a CDS encoding NusG antitermination factor (COGs: COG0250 Transcription antiterminator~InterPro IPR005824:IPR006645:IPR011590~KEGG: hbu:Hbut_1604 transcription antitermination protein NusG~PFAM: KOW domain protein~SMART: NGN domain protein; KOW domain protein~SPTR: A2BN62 Transcription antiterminator~TIGRFAM: ribosomal protein L24~PFAM: Early transcription elongation factor of RNA pol II, NGN section; KOW motif~TIGRFAM: ribosomal protein L24p/L26e, archaeal), producing the protein MEVADKGSESNTSLMKTSKNMFFAIRTTAGQETNVALMIEVRAKTSNLPIYSILSLPNLKGYIVLETPGLHIVYEAIRGLKHVKGKTSGTLRWEDLEALIKPRSLIELIQVGEEVEVVAGPFRGMKAKIIAIDKTRNEVSLNVLEASYPLTITVPVDYIRPSKREM; encoded by the coding sequence ATGGAGGTAGCAGATAAAGGATCTGAATCAAATACTTCGCTAATGAAAACAAGTAAAAATATGTTTTTTGCTATTAGAACTACAGCTGGTCAGGAAACTAATGTCGCTTTAATGATAGAGGTTAGAGCTAAAACATCTAATTTACCTATATACTCAATACTCTCATTACCAAATTTAAAGGGGTATATAGTGCTAGAGACACCAGGTCTTCATATAGTTTATGAGGCTATTAGAGGTCTAAAACATGTTAAGGGTAAGACATCAGGAACATTAAGATGGGAAGATTTGGAGGCTCTTATAAAGCCAAGGTCTCTAATAGAGCTTATTCAGGTTGGTGAGGAAGTCGAGGTTGTTGCAGGTCCGTTTAGAGGAATGAAAGCTAAAATTATCGCTATAGATAAAACTCGTAATGAAGTTTCACTTAACGTTTTAGAGGCGAGCTATCCACTTACAATAACAGTACCTGTAGACTATATTAGGCCTTCAAAGAGGGAGATGTAG
- a CDS encoding hypothetical protein (PFAM: HEPN domain), which yields MNVLPYVEDLADLGSVALLGQNIVELLLKALMLTRGGALPRSRGGYIQRFGELYLFPGEVNREIVSKLYRGLDLRNRTRYDLNYILSEADAYEVLQLYRELRDTARMVLDKESTMD from the coding sequence GTGAATGTCTTGCCCTATGTCGAGGACTTAGCAGACCTCGGGAGTGTTGCCCTCCTGGGGCAGAATATCGTTGAACTTCTGCTCAAGGCTTTGATGTTGACCAGAGGAGGAGCTCTGCCGAGGAGTCGCGGAGGCTATATACAGAGGTTTGGGGAACTATACCTGTTCCCCGGCGAAGTCAACAGAGAGATTGTATCGAAACTATACAGAGGGTTGGATCTTAGGAATAGGACAAGATATGATCTGAACTACATTCTGTCGGAAGCAGATGCTTATGAAGTGCTTCAACTCTACAGAGAGCTCAGAGACACAGCCAGGATGGTTCTGGACAAGGAAAGTACCATGGATTGA
- a CDS encoding ribosomal protein L10 (COGs: COG0244 Ribosomal protein L10~InterPro IPR001790:IPR001813~KEGG: sto:ST1366 acidic ribosomal protein P0~PFAM: ribosomal protein L10; ribosomal protein 60S~SPTR: Q971J2 Acidic ribosomal protein P0 homolog~PFAM: Ribosomal protein L10), with the protein MKAGLKAELERLVKELSSSHVMEEKRIGVARAEKRKQIEMAKKLLNEYRTIVLIDANRVPAKFFTYLRQRLYGIAVVKMFKNNLLLLALKEMGYANVDEFSRFLTGPNVAIFTNLNPFEIKLLLDKISMPMRARPGDKIDREIVVPPMRTELKPGPIMSLFGKLKIPIQVRDGVIWIAKEATIARPGDVVTPELASLFDKLGVEPSFIKANVKVAFERGIVIPAEKLYIDIEAYRNEFVKGVIDAINIASEIVIPVPEIVKVSIGKAFIRASKILAETGIVTKESAPIVFMNALSKALYLASLLAQKVPELGQTLPAVQQIQQPQPVAAPAKEEAKAEEKEEKKEGVSEEELAEGLSALFG; encoded by the coding sequence TTGAAGGCTGGTTTAAAAGCGGAATTGGAAAGACTTGTTAAGGAGCTATCATCTTCTCATGTGATGGAGGAGAAGAGGATTGGTGTAGCTAGAGCTGAGAAGAGAAAACAGATAGAGATGGCTAAAAAGTTATTGAATGAATATAGAACTATTGTTTTAATAGATGCTAATAGAGTACCTGCAAAGTTCTTTACATATCTTAGGCAAAGGCTATATGGTATAGCTGTAGTAAAAATGTTTAAAAATAATTTGTTGTTGTTAGCTTTGAAAGAGATGGGTTATGCTAATGTTGATGAATTTTCAAGATTTTTAACAGGGCCTAATGTAGCTATATTTACAAATCTTAATCCATTTGAGATAAAATTGCTGTTAGATAAGATTTCCATGCCTATGAGGGCAAGACCCGGAGATAAGATTGATAGAGAAATTGTAGTTCCACCAATGAGAACAGAGCTAAAGCCTGGACCTATAATGAGTCTTTTCGGAAAGCTTAAAATACCGATACAGGTAAGAGATGGTGTTATATGGATTGCTAAGGAAGCTACAATTGCTAGACCAGGAGATGTAGTTACACCAGAGCTTGCATCTCTATTTGATAAGCTTGGTGTTGAGCCTAGCTTTATAAAAGCTAATGTTAAGGTTGCTTTTGAGAGAGGGATTGTGATACCTGCTGAGAAGCTTTATATAGATATTGAGGCTTATAGAAACGAATTTGTGAAGGGTGTTATAGATGCAATTAATATTGCATCAGAAATTGTTATACCAGTACCAGAGATAGTTAAGGTGTCTATAGGTAAGGCATTCATTAGAGCTTCAAAGATCTTAGCAGAAACAGGTATAGTAACGAAGGAATCTGCTCCAATAGTATTTATGAATGCTTTATCAAAGGCATTATATCTAGCATCATTATTAGCACAGAAAGTTCCAGAGCTTGGGCAAACACTACCTGCTGTACAGCAGATTCAACAGCCACAACCCGTGGCTGCTCCAGCTAAGGAGGAGGCTAAGGCTGAGGAGAAGGAGGAGAAGAAGGAGGGTGTGTCTGAGGAAGAGCTTGCTGAAGGTCTTTCAGCACTCTTTGGCTAA
- a CDS encoding ribosomal protein L11 (COGs: COG0080 Ribosomal protein L11~InterPro IPR000911~KEGG: hbu:Hbut_1605 50S ribosomal protein L11P~PFAM: ribosomal protein L11~SMART: ribosomal protein L11~SPTR: A2BN63 50S ribosomal protein L11P~PFAM: Ribosomal protein L11, RNA binding domain; Ribosomal protein L11, N-terminal domain), translated as MPRIKVIKIQVEGGKASPAPPLGPAITDAGLNVAEVIEKINKMTEVYKGLTVTVKIIVDLDTKNYEIELELPTVTSMLLSMAKASEPSGDPMHKKIGNISIEDVVRVALLKKPELTAKSLKAAVKTILGSARSIGLTVEGKDPKDVIKEVEQGVYDAILGKYEGEWSRV; from the coding sequence ATGCCTAGGATAAAGGTAATAAAGATTCAGGTAGAGGGTGGGAAGGCTTCACCAGCTCCACCTCTAGGACCTGCTATAACTGATGCAGGACTAAATGTAGCTGAAGTTATTGAGAAGATAAATAAGATGACTGAGGTGTACAAAGGATTAACAGTAACAGTAAAGATTATTGTTGATCTCGATACTAAGAACTATGAAATAGAGCTTGAGTTACCGACAGTGACAAGTATGTTACTATCGATGGCAAAGGCATCGGAACCTTCTGGCGATCCTATGCATAAGAAGATAGGTAATATAAGTATTGAGGATGTTGTAAGAGTTGCATTGCTGAAGAAACCAGAGCTAACAGCTAAAAGTTTAAAGGCTGCAGTAAAGACAATTCTAGGATCTGCTAGATCCATAGGACTTACAGTAGAGGGCAAGGATCCTAAGGATGTGATAAAAGAGGTGGAACAAGGTGTATATGATGCTATTTTGGGTAAATATGAGGGTGAGTGGTCAAGGGTGTAA
- a CDS encoding conserved hypothetical protein (KEGG: tpe:Tpen_0049 hypothetical protein~SPTR: A1RW79 Putative uncharacterized protein) — translation MSGVVMSVKITVRIPKELKERMEKLRHVNWSDVIRRALEEKVREEEINWALKVMEEISHKAKPEKPVAEIIREFRDRR, via the coding sequence TTGTCTGGTGTTGTCATGTCTGTTAAGATTACTGTTAGGATTCCCAAGGAACTTAAGGAGAGAATGGAAAAACTTAGACATGTGAATTGGAGTGATGTTATCCGGAGAGCCTTAGAGGAGAAGGTTCGTGAAGAGGAGATCAACTGGGCTCTGAAGGTTATGGAGGAGATCTCCCACAAAGCGAAGCCGGAGAAGCCCGTAGCCGAAATAATCAGGGAGTTTAGGGATCGTAGATGA
- a CDS encoding hypothetical protein (KEGG: mja:MJ1156 cell division protein CDC48): protein MNIQWIHLSNLSANALKPVIQLLDLYIQTLDAIIKLEKEVGKPIKELMTEVLKPESLEEVSKLVPPETLGKLFRALISMAQISPKINKFLELSIDEKEAVAEDVKRVERDLEEFVDMLKRSLSDVKQLTSDY from the coding sequence TTGAATATTCAATGGATTCACCTGTCAAACCTATCTGCAAACGCGCTCAAGCCTGTTATACAGCTTCTAGATTTATACATACAAACATTGGATGCCATAATCAAGTTGGAGAAAGAAGTTGGTAAACCCATCAAAGAATTGATGACTGAAGTCCTTAAGCCGGAATCGCTAGAGGAAGTATCTAAGCTGGTTCCTCCCGAAACTTTGGGCAAACTTTTCAGAGCGTTAATCTCTATGGCTCAGATCTCTCCGAAGATAAACAAGTTCTTGGAGTTAAGCATAGATGAAAAGGAAGCTGTAGCTGAGGATGTCAAACGCGTTGAGAGAGATTTAGAAGAGTTTGTAGACATGCTCAAGAGGTCGTTAAGCGATGTCAAGCAGTTAACCTCTGATTACTGA
- a CDS encoding ribosomal protein L1 (COGs: COG0081 Ribosomal protein L1~InterPro IPR002143~KEGG: smr:Smar_1094 50S ribosomal protein L1P~PFAM: ribosomal protein L1~SPTR: A3DNI1 50S ribosomal protein L1P~PFAM: Ribosomal protein L1p/L10e family), translated as MSITSKEYGERIKELIRLAIDTSKPRKYVQSVELIVTFSGVDVKKQQEFRFRDTVFLPKGLGKNNKICMVLDDTQVQRATELGVYRAIGKSELSKIDKKTAKKIAQECDWVLVRADLMGLAGRVLGPALGPRGKAPIAIPPTASIESIVAQYRNATRLHSKEQPWVGCRIGTVKMSIEDLTENAIAVLHYIEEKIKRPLLQVARIYVKTTSSPALEL; from the coding sequence ATGAGTATAACCTCAAAGGAATATGGTGAAAGAATAAAGGAATTGATTAGACTTGCCATAGATACTAGTAAGCCTAGAAAATATGTTCAAAGTGTAGAATTGATAGTAACATTTAGTGGTGTTGATGTTAAGAAGCAACAGGAGTTTAGATTTAGGGATACAGTATTTCTGCCAAAGGGCTTGGGTAAGAATAATAAGATATGTATGGTTCTAGATGATACCCAGGTACAGAGAGCAACTGAGCTAGGTGTTTATAGAGCTATTGGTAAGAGTGAACTATCTAAGATTGATAAGAAGACAGCTAAAAAAATAGCACAAGAATGTGATTGGGTATTGGTAAGAGCAGATTTAATGGGTTTAGCTGGCAGGGTTCTTGGACCTGCTCTAGGGCCTAGGGGTAAAGCACCTATAGCTATTCCTCCTACAGCAAGTATAGAGAGCATAGTTGCTCAGTATAGAAATGCTACAAGGCTCCATTCAAAGGAGCAGCCATGGGTAGGCTGTAGAATAGGTACAGTGAAGATGTCTATAGAGGATCTTACTGAAAATGCTATTGCTGTACTACACTATATTGAAGAAAAGATAAAAAGACCTCTGCTCCAAGTTGCACGTATATATGTAAAAACTACGAGTAGTCCTGCATTAGAATTGTAA